The Streptomyces sp. TLI_105 DNA segment AGTCCGGCGAGGCCGAAGCGGGCGAGGGTGACCGGGTCGCGGGGCAGCGCGGTGAGCGGCAGCTGCATGAAGTCGCTCACCAGCGTGTCCCACTTGCCGAGGAAGGGGGCGACGAGCCGGCGGTACGTCCCGGCGTCGCGCGGCCCGAAGGAGGCGGCGGTCTCGGCGACGGAACGGGCGAGGACGGCGGCGGTGCCGTCGTCCCAGGGGTGGGCCATGGGCAGTTCGGGGTGGAGCCACTCCAGGCCGTACCGGTCGAGCGGCATCGACTTGAAGACGGGCGAGGCGGCGCCGAGGGGGTGCACGGCGGAGCACGGGTCGTGGCGGAAGCCGGGGAGGGTGAGCTCCTCGGTCCTCGCGCCGCCGCCGACGGTGGACTTGGCCTCGAAGACGGCCACGGAGAGGCCGCGCCGGGCCAGTTCGACGGCGGCCGTCAGTCCGTTGGGTCCCGCCCCCACGACGACGGCATCGAGCATCGACGTCTCGTTCGTCACCTTCGGACTCCTTCGTCAGCCGATGGCCAAGACCCCCAGGATAGGCGGGGGGAAAAGCGCGCCTCACGCGCCCCCGAGGAGCGTCCGGATCCGCTCGGCGGTCGCCGCGTCCCGGGCCGTCGTGAACGGCAGCGCGTTGCCCCCGGCGATGCGGAACGGCTCCCCCGCGACCGTCGTGGTCGAGCCGCCCGCCTCGGCGACCAGCAGGAGGCCGGCGGCGTGGTCCCAGGCGTACTCCCAGGAAAAAGCCGTTCCGGCCAGCTCCCCGCGCGCCACGGCGAGGTACTCGAGACCGGCCGAGCCGCAGGGGCGGGGGCGGACGCCCTCGGTGCGCAGGCCGAGCAGGGCCCGCTTCTGGTCCGGGGTGGTGTAGTCGGGGTGCGAGGTGGCGACCTCCAGGACCTCGCTGGGCGCCGGTGAACCGGACCGTATCTCCCGCCCGTTGAGCGTGGCGCCGCGTCCGCGCACGGCGACGGCGAACTCCTCCAGGGCCGGCGCGAAGGTCCAGGAGGCGAGGATCTCGCCGTGCCGGGCGAGGGCGACGAGGGTGCAGAAGGCGGGGTCGCCGTGGACGAACTGACGGGTGCCGTCGACGGGGTCGACGATCCAGACGGGGGCGTCGCCGCGCAGCGCCTCGTACACGGTGGGGTCGGCGTGGACCGCCTCCTCCCCGACGACCACGGACCCAGGCAGCAGGGCCGTGAGGGACGCGGTGAGATGGGCCTCGGCGGCCCGGTCGGCGACGGTGACCAGGTCGTGCGGTCCGTTCTTCTCGACGATGTCGTCGGCCGCGAGCTGCCGGAAACGCGGCATGATCTCGGCGGCGGCCGCCTTGCGGACGGCCTCCTCGACCTCGGCCGTACGGCCGCCGAGGACCTGCTCAAGGAAGTCTTCGATCATGCCCCCAGCTAAGCACGGGCCGCTGACAACCGGATACGCCGCACTCGTCGTCCCCCGTTCCCCCGGGGAGTACCCTTTGGCCGAGTTCACCCCTTACACGCAGGGAGGGTTCCCGTGCACGGCGCCTACCACGGCGAGTACAAGGTCCCCGGCGGAAAGCTGGTGGTCGTCGACCTCGACACCGAGGACGGCGTCCTGCGGAACGTCCGGGTCGCGGGCGACTTCTTCCTCGAACCGGACGAGGCGATCCTCGCGATCGACGGCGCCCTCGAAGGCGCGCCGGCCGACACGGACGCCGCGGGGCTCGCCGCGCGGATCGACGCGGCGCTCCCGCCGGACACGCGGATGTTCGGCCTGACCGCGGAGGGCGTCGGGATCGCGGTCCGGCGCGCCCTCGCCCACGCCACGGACTGGACCGACTACGACTGGCAGCTGATCCACGAGCCGCCGCAGTCCCCCGCGCTGCACATGGCGCTCGACGAGGTCCTGACGGCCGAGGTGGCGGCCGGCCGCCGCCCGCCGACCCTGCGGGTCTGGGAGTGGGGCGCCCCGGCGGTGGTGATCGGCAGCTTCCAGTCCCTGCGCAACGAGGTCGACCCGGAGGCGGCGGAGCGGCACGGCATCCAGGTGGTGCGCCGGATCAGCGGCGGCGGGGCGATGTTCATCGAGCCGGGCAACACGATCACGTACTCGCTCTCCGTCCCCGACGCCCTCGTGCAGGGCCTGTCCTTCACCGACAGCTACGCCTACCTGGACGACTGGGTGCTCGGTGCCCTCGGCGACATGGGGATCCGGGCCTGGTACCAGCCGCTCAACGACATCGCCACGGACGCGGGGAAGATCGCGGGCGCGGCGCAGAAGCGGCTCGTGGCGGGCGAGGGCGCGGTCCTGCACCACGTGACGATGGCGTACGACATCGACGCGGACAAGATGACCGAGGTGCTGAGGATCGGCCGGGAGAAGCTCTCCGACAAGGGCACGAAGAGCGCGAAGAAGCGCGTGGATCCCCTGCGCCGCCAGACGGGCCTGCCGCGCGAGACGGTGATCGAGCGGATGATCGCCTCCTTCCGGAACCGCTACGGCCTCACGGAGGGTCACCTCACGGAGGACGAGCTGACCCGGGCGAAGGAACTGGCGGAGTCCAAGTTCGCCACACCGGAGTGGACGTCCCGGGTTCCGTAGCCCCTGCGAGGGTGACCGCTCACCGCCCCGTTCGTTGATGCCCACGCGGGCCGGGACGACGGACGTGCGGAAACGTCTCCGCACATGCCCGGCCCGGGAACACGGTGTCGACAGGGCGGAGATCAGGTGGGACGGGCGAGGAAGCTCATGGCGGCGGTCGCGGGCGCGATGACGGCGGTGTGCCCCCTCGGGATCGCGCCGCCCGCGCACGCGGTCGTCGGGGGCCAGGAGGCGCGGCCCCATCAGTACCCGTTCATGGTGGGGCTCGTGGACCTGGCCGAGCGGCGGGTGATGTGCGGCGGGGCCCTGGTCGGCGAGCGGTACGTGCTCACCGCCGCGCACTGTCTGACCGGCTCGTACAGCAGCACCGCGCGCGTGGGGGTGCTCCTCGGCGACCACGACCTGACGCGCGGGGACGACAGTCCGAACGCGGTGCTCGCGACCCCCGCCGCCTTCCTCACGCACCCGGACTACGACCCGGCCGCCCAGCGCGACGACATCGCGCTGGTCCGGCTGGCCGAGCCGGTGGTGTTCGACCGGGACGTGCGGCCGGTCGCCCTGCCCGTCCGGTACGCCCACGGCACCTTCGACCACACGCAGGTCGAGGCTCCCGGCTGGGGCACCACCTCCTTCGGGGGCCGCACCTCCGACGTCCTGCGGACCGTGGTCCTCGGCACCATGAGCAACCCGACGTGCGGGGCCCGGGGCATGCCCCAGGTCACCGCCGCCCAGCTCTGCACGTACGCGCCCGGGCGGGACACCTGTCAGTACGACTCCGGCGGCCCCCTGGTCCACACGATCGCGGGGCGGCCGTACCTGATCGGCCTGGTCTCGTACGGGAAGGGGTGCGCGACCGACACCCCCGCCGTGAACACCCGGGTCTGGTCCTACCTCAGCTGGATCGGGAGGACGGCCGGGAAGCTGCCCCGCGCTTCATGAGGGCGGTGTAGAGGAGGAGCGCGGCGGCCAGGCCCACGGCCCAGCCGTAGTCGGCGAGCGGCTTGAGGAACGGGATCAGGCCGTCCTCGGGGAACGGTCCGGTGCCCGGCGCCGAGTGGGAGCCGCCGACGGCGAGGACGCCGCCGACCGCGAAGGCGAGGACGGCCGCCGGGTTCCAGCCGCCCCGGTACCAGTAGGGGCCGTCGGCCCGGTAGAGGCCTTCGAGGTCGAGGACGGTCCGGCGGACGAGCCAGTAGTCGGCGATGAGGATGCCGGCGACCGTGCCGAGGAGTCCGCCGACCAGACCGAGCCAGGTGAAGATGTACAGCTCGGGGGTGGCGGTGAGCTTCCACGGCATGATGAGCACGCCGACGACGCCGGTGATCAGCGCGCCCGTACGGAAGTTCACCAGCCTCGGGGCGAGGTTGGCGAGGTCGTACGCCGGGGAGACGACGTTCGCCGCGATGTTCACGGAGAGGGTGGCGACCAGCACGGTCACCAGGGCGAAGAGCAGCCCGAAGACGTTGTCGGTCTTCGCGGCGAGCGCCACCGGGTCCCAGACGGGCGCCCCGTACACGGCCTGCGAGCCGGAGGTGACGAGCACCGAGAGCAGCGCGAACAGCGTCATGGTGGTGGGGAGTCCGAGGCTCTGCCCCAGGACCTGGGAGCGCTGGCCCGCGCCGAAGCGGGTGAAGTCGGGGATGTTGAGGCTGAGCGTGGCCCAGAAGGCGATCATGCCCATGAGGGCGGGGAAGAAGACGGGCCAGAAGTCGGCGCCCCAGCCCAGCTTCGACGGCTGGTCGAGGAGCGGGCCGAGGCCGCCCGCCTTGACCGTGATCCAGACGAGGAGGGCGAGCGCGCCGACGATCACGAAGGGCGCGGCCCAGTTCTCGAAGCGGCGCAGGGCCTCCATCCCCCGGTAGATGACGGCGAGTTCGAGCGCCCAGAAGAGGACGAAGCAGAGCCACAGCGTCCAGGGCTGCCCCCCGACCTTCGACGCCTCCGCCCAGCCGCCGCCGAAGACCTTGTCGAGCAGGACGAAGACGCCCTGGCCGCCGATCCAGGTCTGGATGCCGAACCAGGCGCAGGCGACGCCGGCCCGGACGAGGGCGGGCAGGTTGGCCCCGCGCAGTCCGAAGGAGGCACGGGCGAGGACGGGGAAGGGGATGCCGTACCGGGGTCCGGCGTGCCCGGTGAGCAGCATCGGCACGAGGACGACCACGTTGGCCAGGGCGATGGTGAGGACGGCCTGCTTCCAGTCCATGCCGAGGGCGACGAGACCGGAGGCGAGCATCCAGGAGGGGATGTTGTGGGCCATGCCGACCCAGAGGGCCGTGAAGTTGTACGCGGTCCAGCGGCGGTCGGCAACGGGGACGGGGAGCAGGTCGTCGTTGGCGAAGCGGGGATCTGCCGGGGCCGTGCCGGGCGCGAGCTCGACACGGCCGTCGCGGACGCCGGAGGGGCCGGGTCTGCCGGAGGGTGCGGTTGCGGTCATGGACGGAACCCTTCGTTCGGGGACGGAACGAGGCCGTGCGGGGCGTGGGGTTCTTGACCGTGCGGAGTCTCGTCCCGTGGGGCAGGGGCGTCAAGGGAGGTGGAACGCCCCGCCACCTGCCGTCACCCGTTCAGCGGATCCCTTCGGCGGCCGTGGGCGCTTCCCCGCCGCACGTCGTACGGCCGAAGGCGCCGGTGGCGGTCGCGCGCTGGACGTGCCGGCCGTGCACGGCGAGGGTGCAGCCGGCCGTGCCGCCCTTCTCGCCGAGGGTGACCTGGACGATCGGAGCGGCGCCGACGGGGAGGCGCACGGTCTTCTTCCACGGGAGCGGGACACGGGTGACGACAGCCGCCCCGTCGTCGCCGGACCCCCGGTAGGAGATGTCGACCGTGCCTTCCCCGATCACTTCGTACGTCACGTCGGCGGTCCCGGTCCGCTCGGACGCGCCCTGTGGGGGCGTGGCCGTGTCCTCGGAGCCGAGCGTCCGGTACGTGCCGAACGCGCCGAGCGCGAGCAGCAGCACCGCTGCGAGGGCGATGCCCCGGCGACGCGGCGTCGTGTTCGAGGCCGCGGGCTCTTCCCGCTCTTCCTGCTCCGCCGGCTCTTCCGGTTGTGCCGTTCCTGCCGGTTCTTCCGTCGTGGACATGGCCGCGCTTTCGGTCGACGTGAATTCGGCCTGGGTTATACACCATCGAAATCCGCGCGTGCCAGGCGAGCGACAAGTCCGGCGACATGCCTCCAACCTTCACAACCCGGCCCGCGAAATGCCCTGATTGCGTGAGCACTTGACGGAGCTCCGGTTCCGTGATGAACAGTTCCCCGAGACCGGCATCGGCTCGACGCGTCAGAAGGAGCCCAACGGTGGGAACGCTTTCGGAAATACAGGCCCTGTTGGGTGAATCACGGTTCAACTGGTCGGATCCTGCGCCGTGGATCGAGCTGGAGCAGGAACTCGGCGTCGCATTCCCCACGGACTTCCGCGAGGTCGTGGACGCCTACGGTTCGGTCTCGATCAACGGGCAGTTGTATCTGAAACATCCCGCCGTCCATCTTCTGCACGACCTGGGAAGCTTCGCCGGACAGGAGATCGAGTTCTGGCGCGAGGAGGACATGGCCGAGTTCCTGCCGAGCCGGGCAGGGACGGGCCCGGGGGAATTGCTGCCGGTGGCGACGGCCACGACGGGCGAGATGGTCTTCCTCCGCGTCCCCGAGGAACCCTCGTCGCCCTGGCGCGTCCTGGTCCAGGAGATGGACAGCCCGTCCTGGACCCTCTACGAGATGACGTTCGGCGAGTGGCTGCTGGCCTACCTCAAGGGGAGGGACGTGACTTTGCGCTCCCGCGACCGCGCGCCCGACGGACCGTTCTGCGAGCCTCTTCCCTGATCTCTGACCTATCATTCCTTTTAGGAGATCCGTTGACAGGGCCTTTACCTACTCGGTACATTTACGGCGTATCTGTCGACTACGGGTACGACTGACAGCCCAGTCGGTTCACAGCTCTTACCGGACATGAATATGAGGTCGGCTCGTCCTTCCCGCCGTTGCGCGGAGAGGGCGACGGCCGGGAATCCTCTCCATCGCCGGTCGAAGCCGGCGACTGATGCCGCAGCAGGACGGACGACCCCGTGCGGGCGCCCGGTCCGCCGTCCGCCCTGTGCGTGATCCCGCGCTCCGCCAAGCCCTGTGAAGAGGGTGCGAGGGCGGCTCGGCGGAACGCGCAGTCGCTCTGGAAGGCAGGACCCTGTCGTGGTCCACAGAATCCTTTCTCTCAGTCTTACGTTCCGGAACCTGATCATCGGTGTGGCCGCGGCCGTGATGGCCCTGGGCTTCTTCCAGCTCCCGCGGGCGGCGTCGGCGGACGTCTTCCCGGAGTTCGCTCCGACGCGGGTGCAGATCCAGGCCGAGGCGCCGGGCCTGTCGGCGGCCGAGGTCGAGCAGCTCATCACCGTCCCGCTGGAACAGGACCTGCTGAACGGCGTGGCCTGGCTCGACGAGATCACCTCCGAGTCGGCCCCCGGTCTGTCCTCCGTCGACCTGGTCTTCGAGCCGGGCACGAACGAACAGAAGGCCCGGCAGGCCGTCCAGGAACGCCTGATCCAGGTGGGCGGACTGCCCCAGGTGGGCAAGGCGCCGGTCATGATCCAGCCGCTGTCCTCGACCAGCCGGGTCATGATGATCGGCCTCTCCTCGGAGAACGTCTCCCGCATCGACATGTCCGTCCTCGCGCGGTGGAACATCAAGCCGCGTCTGCTGGGCATTCCGGGCGTGGCGAACGTGGTCATCTGGGGTGAGCGGGACCGGCAGCTGCAGGTCCAGGTCGACCCGGAGCAGCTGCGCAGCCG contains these protein-coding regions:
- a CDS encoding inositol monophosphatase family protein — translated: MIEDFLEQVLGGRTAEVEEAVRKAAAAEIMPRFRQLAADDIVEKNGPHDLVTVADRAAEAHLTASLTALLPGSVVVGEEAVHADPTVYEALRGDAPVWIVDPVDGTRQFVHGDPAFCTLVALARHGEILASWTFAPALEEFAVAVRGRGATLNGREIRSGSPAPSEVLEVATSHPDYTTPDQKRALLGLRTEGVRPRPCGSAGLEYLAVARGELAGTAFSWEYAWDHAAGLLLVAEAGGSTTTVAGEPFRIAGGNALPFTTARDAATAERIRTLLGGA
- a CDS encoding biotin/lipoate A/B protein ligase family protein, which gives rise to MHGAYHGEYKVPGGKLVVVDLDTEDGVLRNVRVAGDFFLEPDEAILAIDGALEGAPADTDAAGLAARIDAALPPDTRMFGLTAEGVGIAVRRALAHATDWTDYDWQLIHEPPQSPALHMALDEVLTAEVAAGRRPPTLRVWEWGAPAVVIGSFQSLRNEVDPEAAERHGIQVVRRISGGGAMFIEPGNTITYSLSVPDALVQGLSFTDSYAYLDDWVLGALGDMGIRAWYQPLNDIATDAGKIAGAAQKRLVAGEGAVLHHVTMAYDIDADKMTEVLRIGREKLSDKGTKSAKKRVDPLRRQTGLPRETVIERMIASFRNRYGLTEGHLTEDELTRAKELAESKFATPEWTSRVP
- a CDS encoding SMI1/KNR4 family protein, with protein sequence MGTLSEIQALLGESRFNWSDPAPWIELEQELGVAFPTDFREVVDAYGSVSINGQLYLKHPAVHLLHDLGSFAGQEIEFWREEDMAEFLPSRAGTGPGELLPVATATTGEMVFLRVPEEPSSPWRVLVQEMDSPSWTLYEMTFGEWLLAYLKGRDVTLRSRDRAPDGPFCEPLP
- a CDS encoding NCS1 family nucleobase:cation symporter-1, producing MTATAPSGRPGPSGVRDGRVELAPGTAPADPRFANDDLLPVPVADRRWTAYNFTALWVGMAHNIPSWMLASGLVALGMDWKQAVLTIALANVVVLVPMLLTGHAGPRYGIPFPVLARASFGLRGANLPALVRAGVACAWFGIQTWIGGQGVFVLLDKVFGGGWAEASKVGGQPWTLWLCFVLFWALELAVIYRGMEALRRFENWAAPFVIVGALALLVWITVKAGGLGPLLDQPSKLGWGADFWPVFFPALMGMIAFWATLSLNIPDFTRFGAGQRSQVLGQSLGLPTTMTLFALLSVLVTSGSQAVYGAPVWDPVALAAKTDNVFGLLFALVTVLVATLSVNIAANVVSPAYDLANLAPRLVNFRTGALITGVVGVLIMPWKLTATPELYIFTWLGLVGGLLGTVAGILIADYWLVRRTVLDLEGLYRADGPYWYRGGWNPAAVLAFAVGGVLAVGGSHSAPGTGPFPEDGLIPFLKPLADYGWAVGLAAALLLYTALMKRGAASRPSSRSS
- a CDS encoding serine protease — its product is MGRARKLMAAVAGAMTAVCPLGIAPPAHAVVGGQEARPHQYPFMVGLVDLAERRVMCGGALVGERYVLTAAHCLTGSYSSTARVGVLLGDHDLTRGDDSPNAVLATPAAFLTHPDYDPAAQRDDIALVRLAEPVVFDRDVRPVALPVRYAHGTFDHTQVEAPGWGTTSFGGRTSDVLRTVVLGTMSNPTCGARGMPQVTAAQLCTYAPGRDTCQYDSGGPLVHTIAGRPYLIGLVSYGKGCATDTPAVNTRVWSYLSWIGRTAGKLPRAS